In one window of Porites lutea chromosome 8, jaPorLute2.1, whole genome shotgun sequence DNA:
- the LOC140946983 gene encoding uncharacterized protein, whose amino-acid sequence MEREYDQLQGEMSQISKLLRIVAVFLILKEFSLALSCSDTGISSAIKLNITCDSFLTLFVDGNLVGEGDANVKNKSFLQYELAPGSQVVALKCKGNPQPWQGGILGSFENGLVTDTLWKCVTSATLGWNMRTYEDDNWPMATSVGPNDDNTFPWGKFSSIDSSASWIWTKDNVEDTEVYCRRHLVSPCSQDKSAFYNSWVTSKDIAVEGFLLLKTKVTSKIQCGLKCSQHKTCLSFSMQYTKSPGKRICELNTVSAKSHPHSIVKRIGFQYYERVQIFF is encoded by the exons ATGGAGAGGGAATATGATCAGTTACAGGGAGAAATGAGTCAAATATCTAAGCTGTTGAGAATCGTGGCGGTATTTCTCATTTTAAAGGAATTTTCTCTTGCCTTAAGTTGCAGCGACACAG GGATTTCCAGTGCCATCAAACTCAACATCACGTGTGATAGCTTCCTTACACTCTTCGTGGATGGAAACCTCGTGGGTGAAGGTGATGCAAACgtcaaaaacaaaagttttcttCAATACGAACTAGCACCAGGGAGTCAAGTGGTAGCTCTCAAATGCAAAGGAAATCCTCAGCCTTGGCAAGGAGGAATTCTGGGATCGTTTGAAAACGGATTAGTTACCGACACACTATGGAAATGTGTGACGTCAGCTACCTTGGGGTGGAATATGAGGACTTATGAAGATGATAACTGGCCAATGGCGACATCAGTTGGGCCAAATGATGACAATACATTTCCTTGGGGAAAGTTCAGCAGCATCGACAGCAGTGCAAGCTGGATTTGGACAAAGGACAACGTAGAAGATACCGAGGTGTATTGTCGACGTCATCTCGTATCTCCCTGTAGCCAGG ATAAATCCGCCTTCTATAACTCTTGGGTGACAAGTAAGGACATAGCAGTAGAAGGCTTTCTGCTTCTTAAAACAAAAGTGACCAGCAAAATACAATGCGGGCTCAAGTGCAGTCAACACAAGACATGCTTGTCATTTTCAATGCAATACACGAAAAGCCCAGGAAAAAGGATTTGCGAACTCAATACAGTATCAGCGAAAAGTCATCCTCATAGTATTGTCAAAAGGATAGGCTTTCAATATTACGAACGTGTCCAGATATTTTTTTAG
- the LOC140946596 gene encoding uncharacterized protein: MPIVQVKALLVLAVALFAFYLTEAKLRKLGCYNDSSEKRAMPVLIANFRRSDIDWNDLRRSVITNCKELTKERGYKCFGIQFYAECWSGEEACAEYKRYGESQQCFCSGDDYKKHKKYEPCKDPVGGEYANFVYEIDD; the protein is encoded by the exons ATGCCTATAGTTCAAGTGAAAGCTCTCCTAGTTCTTGCTGTAGCATTATTCGCGTTTTACCTCACAGAAG CCAAATTGAGAAAACTAGGCTGCTACAACGACAGCAGTGAAAAAAGAGCAATGCCAGTGTTAATTGCCAACTTCAGACGGAGCGATATAGATTGGAATGATCTAAGACGTTCTGTCATCACAAACTGCAAGGAACTGACAAAGGAAAGG GGTTATAAATGTTTCGGAATACAGTTTTATGCTGAATGTTGGTCTGGAGAGGAAGCATGCGCAGAATACAAGAGATATGGCGAGTCTCAGCAGTGCTTTTGCTCTGGAGATGATTACAAGAAACATAAGAAATATGAGCCGTGCAAAGATCCCGTTGGTGGAGAATATGCCAACTTTGTTTACGAAATCGATGACTGA